A genomic stretch from Candidatus Methylomirabilota bacterium includes:
- a CDS encoding ABC transporter substrate-binding protein encodes MSKHGFWIALLVLAVGAALVTAGAAQSPAPVKIGVIQPLSGPVAASGNYVRMGAEIGRDWINARGGVRGRKVELLIEDNKSDPKEAASAAEKLIVRDKVPAIMGAWGSSMTLAAMPKLEEYGVPMVVETSSAASITRRGNPWVFRISPPSEMEALGLERYVDKLGVKRADFLAVNTDWGRGAITAFGEMLKKKGVAVGTAEFMDQAATDMSAQLTKIKGAGGDALFLTTSVEQITLVLKQAQEQRLQRKIITTGGSSSPSQLVKQAGEAAEGTYHILFFLPWFPEAMPDGKLAKAFVDEWAKRGHPFEGLTEGFRGHDGIATIAEALRLAGKDDPKAVRDALWKVSITGLNGPIQFEKDGPAGKESGQSKPSIFVVQIKNGKVALPDFIAKR; translated from the coding sequence ATGTCCAAGCACGGGTTCTGGATCGCCCTCCTCGTCCTTGCCGTCGGCGCCGCGCTGGTGACCGCCGGCGCCGCCCAGTCGCCCGCCCCCGTCAAGATCGGCGTCATCCAGCCCCTCTCGGGGCCGGTCGCCGCCTCCGGCAACTACGTGCGCATGGGCGCCGAGATCGGGCGCGACTGGATCAACGCGCGCGGCGGCGTCCGCGGCCGGAAGGTCGAGCTACTGATCGAGGACAACAAGTCCGACCCCAAGGAGGCCGCCAGCGCGGCCGAGAAGCTGATCGTCCGGGACAAGGTGCCCGCGATTATGGGCGCCTGGGGCTCGTCGATGACGCTGGCCGCCATGCCGAAGCTCGAGGAGTACGGCGTCCCGATGGTGGTCGAGACGTCCAGCGCCGCTTCCATCACCAGGCGCGGCAACCCCTGGGTGTTCCGCATCAGCCCCCCGAGCGAGATGGAAGCGCTGGGCCTGGAGCGCTACGTGGACAAGCTCGGGGTCAAGCGCGCTGACTTCCTGGCGGTGAACACGGACTGGGGCCGCGGGGCCATCACGGCGTTCGGCGAGATGCTGAAGAAGAAGGGCGTCGCCGTCGGCACCGCGGAGTTCATGGACCAGGCCGCCACCGACATGAGCGCCCAGCTCACCAAGATCAAGGGCGCGGGCGGGGACGCGCTGTTCCTCACTACCAGCGTCGAGCAGATCACCCTGGTGCTCAAGCAGGCTCAGGAGCAGCGCCTGCAGCGGAAGATCATCACCACCGGCGGCAGCTCCTCGCCGAGCCAGCTGGTGAAGCAGGCGGGCGAGGCCGCCGAAGGGACCTACCACATCCTGTTCTTCCTGCCGTGGTTCCCGGAGGCGATGCCCGACGGCAAGCTCGCCAAGGCTTTCGTCGACGAGTGGGCCAAGCGCGGCCATCCGTTCGAGGGCCTCACCGAGGGCTTCCGCGGCCACGACGGCATCGCCACCATCGCCGAGGCTCTCCGCCTCGCCGGCAAGGACGACCCCAAGGCGGTGCGGGACGCGCTCTGGAAGGTGAGCATCACGGGCCTCAACGGCCCCATCCAGTTCGAGAAGGACGGGCCGGCCGGCAAGGAGAGCGGGCAGAGCAAGCCCAGCATCTTCGTGGTGCAGATCAAGAACGGCAAGGTGGCGCTGCCGGACTTCATCGCCAAGCGCTAG